In Arsenophonus sp. aPb, one DNA window encodes the following:
- the ffh gene encoding signal recognition particle protein yields MFDNLTDRLSRTLRNISGRGRLTEDNIKETLREVRMALLEADVALPVVREFIQSVKESAVGQDVNKSLTPGQEFVKIVQNELTKAMGEENSALNLAIQPPAVILMAGLQGAGKTTTVAKLGKLLKEKQKKKVLVVSADIYRPAAIKQLETLTQTVGIDFFPSTSSEKPVEIATNALQHAKLKFYDVLIIDTAGRLHVDEAMMEEIQAIHRAINPIETLFIVDAMTGQDAANTAKSFNESLPLTGIILTKIDGDARGGAALSIRHITGKPIKFLGIGEKIDGLEPFYPDRIASRILGMGDVLSLIEEIESKVDREKAEKLANKLKKGNSFDLNDFLEQLKQMRNMGGMASMLSKMPGISQVPDAVKSQMDDNVLVRMEAIISSMTIKERQKPEIIKGSRKRRIAAGSGTQVQDINRLLKQFDDMQRMMKKMKKGGLAKMMRGMKGMMPPGFPGG; encoded by the coding sequence ATGTTTGATAATTTAACTGACAGACTTTCGCGTACATTGCGCAATATTAGTGGCCGTGGAAGATTGACTGAAGACAATATTAAAGAAACATTACGTGAAGTTCGCATGGCTCTATTAGAAGCTGATGTTGCTTTGCCAGTTGTACGCGAATTCATTCAATCGGTAAAAGAAAGTGCAGTAGGTCAAGATGTCAATAAAAGTCTAACACCAGGCCAAGAATTCGTTAAAATTGTGCAAAATGAGCTCACTAAAGCGATGGGTGAGGAGAACAGCGCTTTAAATTTAGCCATACAACCGCCGGCCGTTATTCTTATGGCGGGCTTGCAAGGTGCGGGTAAAACCACCACTGTGGCTAAATTAGGAAAATTATTAAAAGAAAAACAGAAGAAAAAAGTTTTAGTCGTTTCTGCTGATATTTATCGTCCTGCTGCCATTAAGCAGTTAGAAACACTCACTCAAACGGTCGGAATTGATTTTTTTCCATCCACCTCAAGTGAGAAACCTGTTGAGATTGCGACTAATGCGCTACAACATGCAAAATTAAAATTTTATGATGTGCTAATCATCGATACTGCTGGGCGTCTACATGTTGATGAAGCCATGATGGAAGAAATTCAGGCGATCCATCGCGCCATTAATCCAATTGAAACCCTATTTATTGTTGATGCAATGACCGGGCAAGATGCGGCTAATACCGCTAAGTCTTTTAATGAAAGTTTGCCATTAACCGGTATCATATTAACGAAAATTGATGGTGATGCTCGTGGTGGTGCCGCATTATCAATCCGTCATATTACCGGTAAACCCATTAAATTTTTGGGAATAGGGGAGAAAATTGATGGCTTAGAACCTTTTTATCCTGACAGGATTGCCTCTCGTATCCTGGGTATGGGAGATGTTTTATCGCTGATTGAAGAGATAGAAAGTAAAGTTGACCGTGAAAAGGCGGAGAAGCTTGCTAATAAACTTAAAAAAGGGAATAGTTTTGATCTAAATGATTTTCTTGAGCAGCTTAAACAGATGCGCAATATGGGCGGTATGGCGAGTATGCTAAGTAAAATGCCAGGTATATCCCAAGTTCCTGATGCGGTTAAGTCACAAATGGATGATAATGTGTTGGTCAGAATGGAAGCGATTATTAGTTCGATGACCATTAAAGAACGACAAAAACCAGAAATTATTAAAGGATCACGCAAGAGACGCATTGCAGCCGGTTCTGGCACACAGGTACAGGATATTAACCGGCTACTGAAGCAGTTTGATGATATGCAACGCATGATGAAGAAAATGAAAAAAGGCGGATTAGCTAAGATGATGCGCGGGATGAAAGGTATGATGCCACCGGGTTTCCCTGGCGGTTAA
- the rpsP gene encoding 30S ribosomal protein S16: MVTIRLARGGAKKRPFYQIVVTDSRNARDGRFIERIGFFNPIASGNAEELRLDLDRVEHWVGLGAAVSDRVSTLIKQAKKAA, encoded by the coding sequence ATGGTAACAATTCGTTTAGCTCGTGGTGGCGCAAAGAAGCGTCCATTTTATCAAATAGTTGTCACAGATAGCCGTAATGCACGTGATGGTCGCTTTATTGAGCGTATCGGTTTTTTTAACCCTATCGCATCAGGTAATGCGGAAGAATTGCGTTTAGATTTAGATCGTGTAGAGCATTGGGTTGGTTTAGGTGCAGCAGTTTCTGATCGTGTTTCGACACTGATCAAACAAGCAAAAAAAGCAGCTTAA